From the Clavibacter phaseoli genome, one window contains:
- the mraY gene encoding phospho-N-acetylmuramoyl-pentapeptide-transferase: MVALLGAGAISLVFTLFLTPLFIKLFHRLQWGQFIRDDGPQSHHTKRGTATMGGIVIILASVIGYFVGHLLTWDGIRFDPVTPSGLLVVFMMVGLGFVGFLDDYLKTRKQQSLGLGGWQKIAGQVVVATVFAVLAITLRDPVSGLTPASTAISLFRDLPLDFMALGAVIGTGLFIVWICLIVASASNGVNVADGLDGLAAGASIFSIGSYVIIGFWQFNQSCDSVSSYQNEYRCYEVASPLDLAIIAASIVGALIGFLWWNTSPAQIFMGDTGSLGLGGALAALAILSRTELLLVFIGGLFVIVAGSVVLQRIYFKLTHGKRIFLMSPLHHHFELKGWAEVTVVVRFWIIAGLLVAAGVGTFYLEWITQ, translated from the coding sequence GTGGTAGCCCTCCTCGGCGCGGGCGCCATCTCGCTCGTCTTCACGCTCTTCCTGACGCCGCTGTTCATCAAGCTGTTCCACCGGCTGCAGTGGGGCCAGTTCATCCGCGACGACGGACCGCAGTCGCACCACACGAAGCGCGGCACGGCCACCATGGGCGGCATCGTCATCATCCTGGCGAGCGTCATCGGCTACTTCGTGGGGCACCTGCTCACGTGGGACGGGATCCGCTTCGACCCCGTGACGCCGTCGGGCCTGCTGGTCGTGTTCATGATGGTGGGCCTCGGCTTCGTCGGGTTCCTCGACGACTACCTGAAGACCCGCAAGCAGCAGTCCCTCGGGCTCGGCGGCTGGCAGAAGATCGCCGGCCAGGTCGTCGTCGCGACCGTGTTCGCGGTGCTCGCGATCACGCTGCGCGACCCCGTGTCCGGCCTCACGCCCGCGTCCACCGCCATCAGCCTGTTCCGCGACCTGCCGCTCGACTTCATGGCGCTCGGGGCGGTCATCGGCACGGGCCTGTTCATCGTGTGGATCTGCCTCATCGTCGCGAGCGCGTCGAACGGCGTGAACGTGGCCGACGGGCTCGACGGCCTCGCGGCGGGCGCCTCGATCTTCTCGATCGGCTCCTACGTCATCATCGGCTTCTGGCAGTTCAACCAGTCGTGCGACAGCGTCTCCAGCTACCAGAACGAGTACCGCTGCTACGAGGTGGCGAGCCCCCTCGACCTCGCGATCATCGCGGCGTCCATCGTGGGCGCGCTCATCGGCTTCCTCTGGTGGAACACCTCGCCCGCGCAGATCTTCATGGGCGACACCGGATCCCTCGGCCTGGGCGGCGCTCTCGCGGCCCTCGCGATCCTCAGCCGCACCGAGCTGCTCCTCGTCTTCATCGGCGGCCTGTTCGTGATCGTCGCGGGCTCGGTGGTGCTGCAGCGCATCTACTTCAAGCTCACGCACGGAAAGCGCATCTTCCTCATGAGCCCGCTCCATCACCACTTCGAGCTCAAGGGTTGGGCGGAGGTCACGGTCGTCGTGCGCTTCTGGATCATCGCCGGCCTGCTGGTGGCGGCGGGCGTCGGCACCTTCTACCTGGAATGGATCACGCAGTAG